From Rutidosis leptorrhynchoides isolate AG116_Rl617_1_P2 chromosome 3, CSIRO_AGI_Rlap_v1, whole genome shotgun sequence, a single genomic window includes:
- the LOC139896846 gene encoding auxin efflux carrier component 7, producing MITGHDFYTVMAAMVPLYVAMILAYGSVRWWKIFSPDQCSGINRFVAIFAVPLLSFHFISLNNPYEMNFRFIAADTLQKIIMLVVLGFWAKFTKNGSLEWMITTFSLSTLPNTLVMGIPLLIAMYGDYSGSLMVQVVVLQCIIWYTLLLFLFEFRGAKILIMEQFPETAGSIVSFKVESDVVSLDGHDFLETDAEIGDDGKLHVRVRKSNVSRRSVGLGGGMTPRPSNLTGAEIYSLSSWRNQTPRGSNFNHSDFYSMMGFPGGRLSNFGPADMYSVQSSRGPTPRPSNFEESTAPGPLNSPRFGSYPTPNPEITSTVKKPVKGLQQQPQVVQSKAKIEDKELHMFVWSASASPVSERGGLHVFGSNDYGAPIEDRPDHDDAKEIRMVVSSDHSETKGELKHEDFSFGGGGDGDGETKLGSNSTGELPQKEVAGINGNAGKQMPPASVMTRLILIMVWRKLIRNPNTYSSLIGLIWSLVSFRWHVVMPKIIEKSISILSDAGLGMAMFSLGLFMALQPKLIACGNSVATFSMAVRFLTGPAVMAAASLIVGLRGTLLRIAIVQAALPQGIVPFVFAKEYNVHPTILSTAVIFGMLIALPITLVYYILLGL from the exons ATGATAACCGGCCATGATTTCTACACAGTTATGGCAGCCATGGTTCCATTATACGTGGCTATGATTCTAGCATACGGTAGTGTACGATGGTGGAAGATATTTTCACCCGATCAATGTTCTGGAATTAATCGATTTGTTGCGATTTTTGCGGTCCCGCTTCTTTCGTTTCACTTCATTTCATTAAATAATCCGTACGAGATGAATTTTCGATTCATTGCTGCTGATACACTTCAGaaaatcatcatgcttgttgtcctAGGGTTTTGGGCTAAATTCACCAAAAATGGAAGCTTAGAATGGATGATTACCACTTTTTCGCTTTCTACGCTGCCTAATACTTTAGTAATGGGCATTCCATTGCTAATTGCAATGTATGGTGATTATTCAGGGTCACTTATGGTTCAG GTGGTGGTGTTGCAATGTATTATATGGTACACTTTGTTGCTATTTTTGTTTGAGTTTCGTGGGGCAAAAATTTTGATAATGGAACAATTTCCGGAAACTGCGGGGTCGATTGTGTCGTTTAAGGTGGAATCGGATGTCGTGTCACTTGATGGACACGATTTTTTGGAAACGGATGCAGAGATAGGGGACGATGGGAAGCTTCATGTGAGGGTGAGGAAATCGAATGTTTCTAGAAGGTCGGTCGGGTTAGGGGGTGGGATGACTCCGCGCCCGTCTAATTTGACTGGCGCGGAGATTTACAGTTTGAGTTCGTGGAGAAATCAAACTCCGAGAGGATCGAACTTTAATCACTCGGATTTTTACTCTATGATGGGGTTTCCGGGTGGAAGGTTATCGAATTTTGGTCCGGCTGATATGTACTCTGTTCAATCGTCGAGGGGACCAACCCCTCGACCATCAAATTTTGAAGAAAGTACGGCTCCCGGACCGTTGAATTCTCCGAGGTTTGGGTCTTACCCGACCCCAAACCCGGAGATTACATCAACCGTGAAAAAGCCCGTAAAAGGCTTACAACAACAACCTCAAGTGGTACAAAGTAAGGCAAAAATTGAAGACAAAGAGCTTCACATGTTTGTGTGGAGCGCTAGTGCTTCACCCGTTTCTGAACGGGGCGGACTCCACGTGTTTGGCAGTAATGATTATGGAGCTCCGATAGAAGATCGACCCGATCACGATGATGCTAAGGAAATTCGGATGGTGGTCTCCTCTGATCACTCGGAAACAAAAG GTGAATTAAAGCATGAAGATTTCAGTTTCGGTGGTGGTGGAGATGGCGATGGGGAGACAAAACTCGGATCGAACTCAACCGGAGAGCTCCCGCAAAAGGAGGTGGCCGGAATAAATGGGAACGCCGGAAAACAAATGCCGCCGGCGAGTGTTATGACCCGATTGATATTGATTATGGTTTGGAGGAAACTTATCCGGAACCCGAACACGTATTCGAGTCTCATTGGTCTAATCTGGTCCCTTGTTTCTTTCAG ATGGCATGTGGTGATGCCAAAAATTATAGAGAAATCCATCTCAATACTCTCGGATGCTGGTCTTGGGATGGCCATGTTTAGTTTAG GTTTGTTTATGGCGCTTCAACCAAAACTAATTGCGTGCGGAAATTCAGTAGCCACTTTTTCAATGGCCGTGAGATTTTTAACGGGTCCAGCGGTAATGGCTGCCGCTTCCCTTATTGTCGGCCTTCGTGGTACCCTTCTTCGTATTGCTATCGTGCAG GCGGCACTTCCACAAGGAATTGTTCCGTTCGTTTTCGCTAAAGAATACAATGTTCATCCAACAATTCTCAGCACTGC GGTGATATTTGGAATGTTGATTGCATTACCCATAACCCTCGTCTACTACATTCTTCTTGGCCTGTGA